ACATCAACGTCGAGGACATCTCCTGTGACGGCTACAACTCGCCGGTGTTCGTCTACCACTCGGGATACGAACAGGTCATCTCGAACATCTACCACGGCGAGGGCGAACTCGACGACTTCGTCGTCAAACTCGCCCAGCGCTCGGGCAAAGGGATCAGCAAGCGACTTCCGCAGGTCGACACCACCCTCCCCGACGGCTCGCGCGCCCAGTTGACCCTCGGCAAGGAGGTCTCCGATCACGGGACCAACTACACGATTCGACAGTTCAAGGACGTCCCGTTCACCCCGGTCGACCTCATCAACTGGAACACGTTCAGCCTCGACGAGATGGCCTACCTCTGGCTCGCCATCGAGAACCACAAGAGCCTGATCTTCGCGGGCGGGACGGCCTCCGGGAAGACGACCAGCCTGAACGCGGTCTCGCTGTTCATCCCGAGCAACACCAAAATCGTCTCCATCGAGGACACCCGCGAGGTCGAACTCCCACAGCGAAACTGGATCGCCTCCGTCACCCGCCCCTCGTTCGCCGACGACGACCAGGGCGACGTCGACGAGTTCGACCTGCTGCGCGCCGCGCTGCGTCAACGTCCCGACTACCTCGTGATGGGCGAGATTCGGGGCGAGGAAGGACGAACCCTGTTCCAGGTCATGTCGACGGGGCACACGACGTACACGACCTTCCACGCCGACTCCGTCGACGAAGTGCTCAAGCGGTTCACGACGGACCCCATTAACGTCTCGAAGACGATGTTCACGGCGCTGGACCTGGTCTCGATCCAGACCCAGACCCGGGTGCAGGGCCAGAAGGTCCGCCGGAACAAATCGCTCACCGAGATCAACCACTACGAGGCCGAACACGACGAGATCAACGTCCAGGACGTCTACCAGTGGCAGGCCGAGACCGACGAGTACCTCAAGATGGGGGACTCGAACACCCTGGAAGAGATCAAGTTCGACCGCGGCTGGAACGACGAGAAGCTCCGGACCGAACTGTTCAAGCGCCAGGTCATCCTCGCGTACCTGATCAAGAACGGCCTCAACACGTACTCGGAGGTCGCGGCGACCGTCCAGGCGTTCATCAACGATCAGGAAACCATCCTGACGCTGATCGCCAACGGCCAGCTCGAGAACAGCCTCGAGGACCTCCAGGAGATGGAGAGCGTCCTGATCGACGTCGACCCCGAGAAGGAGGAACTGGTTCCGCGGCCGGACTCGACCACCGAGACGTACAACCTCTCGACGGACATCCTCGAGCGGGCTGAGGAGTCGCTCTTCGAGGAGTACCGGGGACAGGTTCCGAGCGGCCTCGCGAGCGCACTCGGCGACGTCGAACAGGCGGACACAATCGAGGTCGACCGGGCCGACGTCGACGAGTTCGACTTCGGCGGCGAGGTCGACGAGGACGTCCCGGACGACGACTGGGACCTCGGCGACGGCTCGACCGAGTTCGCCTTCGACTCGGGCGACGGTCCTGCGTGGCTGGACGACGACGGGGACTTCGCCACCGGCGATTCGAGCGGTCAGAGTCAGACGGCGACGGCGGACGCGTCGTCCGCGGACGAATCGACGGCCGAACCCGCTACGGCACCGGCGTCTGCACCGGAACTGGAGGCCGGGCCGTCGGAGACATCGACGACTGCGCCGGCGGAAACGACATCCAGCCGATCCACCGACGAGATCCAGCCGCCGACCGGGTCCGACGAGACGGCGAGCGAGGCGAGTCGGCCGGCGGCCGAACCCAGCCCCGAGTCCGACCTCGAGGACGAAAGCGAGGAAGCGGCGACTCAGCAGGCAGGCACAGGGACGGTTGCGACCGCCGATCACGGTACGTCAGGGAAATCGAGCGCCGCGGACGGTACGTCTGCCGAAACCGATACGTCAGCCACGTCCGATACATCAACCACTACTGACACAACCACCACGACCGATACGTCAGCTACAGCCGATACGTCCACTACGACCGACACGTCAACCACGAACACCACTTCTACGACGACTACTCCGGAGACGACCGACGAGGGAGACGGCACCCTAGAGGGACTGTTCTCCGACATGGGGTCGACGCTCGAGCGCCTCGAGGAGGGGCCGAGCACGGAGACACAGACGGAAACGCACTCGAAGCCAGGCCCCGACACGTCGGGATTCGACGCGATGTTCCCGGATCGGGATCTGGACTCGATTTTCGGGTCCGGCCCGACGACCGACGACGCCGACAGCTCGAGCGCCGACAGCTCGAGCGACGACGCTCGTTCCGATACTGACGGCTCGAGCGACGACACCCCGGCGGAGGCCCCCCAGGGGTCGATCTTCTCCGAGGACGACGGATCGATCTTCGACGACGAAAGTTCGACAGCCGACGCTGGCGCGGATGACGGCTCGACCGATTCGACCGATGGAAGCGGCTCGATCTTCGGCGACGACGGCGGTGATTCGATCTTCTCAGAGGATGGAGCCGACGAGGACGCAAGCGACGCCAGCGAGGATAGCATGTCGGGCTCGATCTTCTCCGAGGACGGAGACGACGAGCCGGCCGACGACGACGCGGAGGAAGACGACGCATGAGCCTCCAGTCGAGTGACGGACCGGGCGCCATCGCAAACAGTTCCGACCTCCTCGGCGAGACGTTCTACCCGCTCTACGACTGGCTGTTCGACGAGGACAACCAGTTCGTCTCCGACCTGGAGACGAAACTCGCCCAGGCCCGGATGACCGACACCGTCGAGATGTACCTCTCGCGGTCGCTCGGCATCGGATTCATCGCCGGCCTCGTGCTCTGGCTCATGGGGCTAATGCTGGGGTACGGCCTGTTCGCAACCGGGGTGATCCAGGTCGATACGATCATCGGCTTCCCCGTCAGCAGCGAGACGGTCCTCGCGATCATCGACACGCTGCGGATTCCGGCACTGATCGTCACGACGGGCCTGTTCTTCGGGAGCCTCGGGTTCGCCTTCGGCTTCGGCACGCTCGTCGCGATTCCGTACTCGCGTGCGTCGACACGCAAGCGCGAGATCAACATGCTCCTGACGGACTCCGTCTCCTACATGTACGCCCTCTCGGTCGGCGGACTGAACCAGCTCGAGATTCTCGAGGCGATGGCCGAGGCCGACGACACCTACGGCGAGGTCTCGAAGGAGTTCCAGAGCATCGTCCAGGAGACCGAGTACTTCGACGTCGACTACCGGACGGCAATCCGAAAGCAGGCGATCGAGACGCCGAGCAACGACCTCTCGCAGTTCCTGACCGACATGCTCTCGATCGTCAACAGCGGCGGTGACATGGAGAGCTTCCTCGAGGACAAGAAGGAAAAGCACATGCGAACTGCTAAACAGGAGCAAGAACTCACCCTCGAGACGCTCGAGCTGTTCGGCGAGATGTACATGACGCTCTCGCTGTTTCCGCTCCTGTTGATCATCATCCTGGTGATCATGCAGATGGTGCCGGACGCGGACGTCGATCCTAACCTGTTGTACATGTCAGTCTACGGACTTATCCCGCTCACGGGAGCGGGCTTTATCGTCCTCGTCTCGACGGTCAAACACGACGAGCCCGGCGACGGCTACCTCGGGACGTCGAGCGAGGACAGCCGGATCAAGCACGAGCACGATCGCGGCCTCCTCAACCTGGGCCTCGTCGAACAGTACACCGGCGCTCACCGCGTCTTCGACCGGATCAAGAACCGAGAGGGCACCCACGAGACCGTTAAGGTTCTGCAGGCACCGCACATCTTCTTCCGGGACAACCCGCTGTACACGCTCGCGCTGACCGTGCCGGCCGCCCTCGTCGTCGTGACGACGGCAATGGTCAACGGAAGCGCGCCGACCTCGTGGGAAGGGATGAAAGCACGGCCCGTCTGGGGCACGTTCATCTACCTCTACGCGCCGCTTTACATCACGATGGTCCCGCTCTCGATCTTCCGGGAGTGGAACGTCATCTCGCGAAACGCCGTCGTCAAGACGCTCTCGGAAGACTTACGAAAACTCGCGAGCGCGAACGACACCGGCCTCACGCTCCTCGAGTCGCTCAAGTCCGTCTCTGAAACGACCTCGGGGCGGCTGGCTCGAGAACTCGAATTGATGCACACCAAGGTCAACTACGGGATGAGCCTCTCGGAGGCGCTCGTCGAGTTCAACAACAAGTACCACATTCCGCGGCTGGCCCGGACGGTCAAGCTCATCACGAAGTCCCAGGAGGCGTCGAACCAGATTTCGGCGGTGTTGCGGACGGCCGCCCGCTCGAGCGAGAATCACGACGACATCGAACGGGAACGAAAGTCCAGGACACGGATGCAGGTCGTCATCATCATCATGACGTTCATGACGTTGCTCGCGGTGATCGCCATCCTCCAGACCCAGTTCATCGGGACGATGGCGGGCCTCGAGACGGGCGGCAGCGACGTCGACGCCGGGGCGAACAGCCAGCTCGCGGACGCCAACTTCAGCGAGAACGTCGACATCGATCAGCTGTCGTTGCTGTTCTTCCACGCGGTGACCTTGCAGGCCGTCCTCTCGGGGT
This region of Natronosalvus halobius genomic DNA includes:
- a CDS encoding ATPase, T2SS/T4P/T4SS family yields the protein MATEDVDQTDPGAVTEGGDSGSASGSNTQTTHEPTRGADVRVGAYTWADFMTEYGYEDEISILYPHGVSGPDDQLGLDTDGSAESTAPYGADWERVEFDPEAHLGYDPDELPDLIGEVFQPNGDRLQDIFLTYVDPESTPVLKDFYTWEHYKWEYYYDEDGSRPRDGSGEIESFDEEEALGFDPDDIRRKLHQGGQAAMELDDVVEERTVNVSEELDEDKFFSTEIGDTTVVNRYDLEKAVPFAKKRHYREVERYWVNKPYAFVIIFHSEKENEKKYYAVEPHLNPIEEELRDFLGGKLRTAIKYSDDGIKHTADLDGRREVIEEETRRLLKRYDLFEKSSGKTTKGIIESLRTLLDDEDETPTTADLYLEGTAARPEPAILEDDPDTLTEYQVEKLLYLLKRNFLGYERIDPIKHDINVEDISCDGYNSPVFVYHSGYEQVISNIYHGEGELDDFVVKLAQRSGKGISKRLPQVDTTLPDGSRAQLTLGKEVSDHGTNYTIRQFKDVPFTPVDLINWNTFSLDEMAYLWLAIENHKSLIFAGGTASGKTTSLNAVSLFIPSNTKIVSIEDTREVELPQRNWIASVTRPSFADDDQGDVDEFDLLRAALRQRPDYLVMGEIRGEEGRTLFQVMSTGHTTYTTFHADSVDEVLKRFTTDPINVSKTMFTALDLVSIQTQTRVQGQKVRRNKSLTEINHYEAEHDEINVQDVYQWQAETDEYLKMGDSNTLEEIKFDRGWNDEKLRTELFKRQVILAYLIKNGLNTYSEVAATVQAFINDQETILTLIANGQLENSLEDLQEMESVLIDVDPEKEELVPRPDSTTETYNLSTDILERAEESLFEEYRGQVPSGLASALGDVEQADTIEVDRADVDEFDFGGEVDEDVPDDDWDLGDGSTEFAFDSGDGPAWLDDDGDFATGDSSGQSQTATADASSADESTAEPATAPASAPELEAGPSETSTTAPAETTSSRSTDEIQPPTGSDETASEASRPAAEPSPESDLEDESEEAATQQAGTGTVATADHGTSGKSSAADGTSAETDTSATSDTSTTTDTTTTTDTSATADTSTTTDTSTTNTTSTTTTPETTDEGDGTLEGLFSDMGSTLERLEEGPSTETQTETHSKPGPDTSGFDAMFPDRDLDSIFGSGPTTDDADSSSADSSSDDARSDTDGSSDDTPAEAPQGSIFSEDDGSIFDDESSTADAGADDGSTDSTDGSGSIFGDDGGDSIFSEDGADEDASDASEDSMSGSIFSEDGDDEPADDDAEEDDA
- a CDS encoding type II secretion system F family protein — its product is MSLQSSDGPGAIANSSDLLGETFYPLYDWLFDEDNQFVSDLETKLAQARMTDTVEMYLSRSLGIGFIAGLVLWLMGLMLGYGLFATGVIQVDTIIGFPVSSETVLAIIDTLRIPALIVTTGLFFGSLGFAFGFGTLVAIPYSRASTRKREINMLLTDSVSYMYALSVGGLNQLEILEAMAEADDTYGEVSKEFQSIVQETEYFDVDYRTAIRKQAIETPSNDLSQFLTDMLSIVNSGGDMESFLEDKKEKHMRTAKQEQELTLETLELFGEMYMTLSLFPLLLIIILVIMQMVPDADVDPNLLYMSVYGLIPLTGAGFIVLVSTVKHDEPGDGYLGTSSEDSRIKHEHDRGLLNLGLVEQYTGAHRVFDRIKNREGTHETVKVLQAPHIFFRDNPLYTLALTVPAALVVVTTAMVNGSAPTSWEGMKARPVWGTFIYLYAPLYITMVPLSIFREWNVISRNAVVKTLSEDLRKLASANDTGLTLLESLKSVSETTSGRLARELELMHTKVNYGMSLSEALVEFNNKYHIPRLARTVKLITKSQEASNQISAVLRTAARSSENHDDIERERKSRTRMQVVIIIMTFMTLLAVIAILQTQFIGTMAGLETGGSDVDAGANSQLADANFSENVDIDQLSLLFFHAVTLQAVLSGFISGYIRDADLLSGLKYVIILSTIALVAWALVA